GTAAGTGAGCCTGAAGAGGGGCCCTAGAATGTCCCTTTTCAGCCTCCTGGGGCACTGGACACATGGTAGGGGGAGGTGTGCAAAAGCCTGTGATGTCATGACTTCCTGCAGGTGGGCATCCAAAGAGATTGCTCCTGTGCCCCTGCTGGGTGACTGGCACCTAGGTGTAAGGTAACACCTGCAGATGTCTTTTACAGAGCAGAGATCCGCAAATTACTATCCTCCAAGGCTAGGCTGGGGAGTCTACTCCCTGTTGccctacatttttttcttaggttttttttcttttttgtggggggaggtaattagctttatttatttctactttttgagggaggtattggggattgaacacaggacctcatgcatgcaaggcacacactaccactgaggtatataccctcccccctccaagttttatgtttcttctttcacAACACTTTAAACTTACCTTGATTATTATCTATTTAATAAATCCTTTTAGAATCACTTCTGGAACAAGACAGGATCCATGTTAATTAAACAATAAAGAGTAATCTGTGCTTTCAGTAAAGACCGTTGTATTAATTTTCTCTCTGTATGAGAGGGATGCTGAATAAACTAGTCAACagtcacttttcattttattttttattccaccCATTCATGTTAAGAATAAAATTGCATACTGTTTTAACTTTGTCTTGAGAAAAATGGCCATTTTTCTAATCCTACacgtgggaatgtaaaataacatAAACTTTCTCGAGAACAATTGACAAATACGgatcaaagatattttaaagatatagtgtatatatatatgtatgtatgtatgtgtatatttatctTGCTGTATTACTTCCAAGAATTTCATACTCCACAATACTAATGAaattttttctcctgtaaaatcCCAAAAGGTAAGTTAGCAATTATAAAACTTCTCCTACATATCTGTAGTATTAAAGCAAATATAAAGAgttcaaatgtttctttaaaaacaagaaattcaaTGCCTCAGCTACAGAGCTCTCGTTCCCACACCACTTTTTCATGTTCTGTGATTTCATTCCTTTAGTTTCTGACAGCTCCTTTCATAGCCTATTAAGCTTCTTTTCCAATTTCTGAATTTTCCCTGTAAGTAGTTCACACTGCTTTTTTGAGTTCTATTCATTTTCTATATGAAAGAATTGCATACTGAATTTTCAATAAGCTACCGTAATCTTCAttaggaggaaataaaaaatagaaataaagatatgAGTAACTTTTGTGTATAAAGGATTGTGCACTTTCACATTCACTCATCCATAGATTGAACAATTGTATATACTGAGCGTCTATAATGTGGAAGACATTCTACTAAGCTCTGAAGATAAAACAGACAAGACCCCTGGCTCCCCTTTAGTGTACAGTCTAGTAGAAGAGAATCAcaaataaaatagttataaattCAGATGGCTACTATAAGAAAAGAGAGCTCTATGATCACATAACAGGGCTTGGTCTGGACTGGGCCCAGGGAAGACTCCCCAGGGAAGAGATGGTCACACTGAGAatgaaggatgagcaggaagcCACTAAGCCCAGGAGGAAGCAGCCCACCTAGAGCGGTGACCGAGGCCTCCTGCAGGCGGCTTCCAGGCAAGACAGAGGAACAGGCACTGACGGGCCTGCCTCCTTGaaacaagcaaaaccaaaacagataaaatacatgaaaaaacaaTCTTTAAGACAAAGGACTTCAGGCAATGAAGGACAGTTATCCCTAAAAACACATGAAGTGAGTCTACCGAACGCCCCAGTGCACGGGCTTGGGAGAATATCCAGGCCGTGACACAGGGACAGGGAACGAAGGTAGGAGGGTCCACCAGACTCCCTCAGTCGACGTGATGAAGTAGGGAGTCTGGCGAAACCAATGCAGATAGAGATCAGAGGAGAGAGGGCTAGAGAGGAGGGAGCGGAACACAGAAAGGACCTTGGAGATCTGCAGTGGGGCCCCCTTGAGGATTCAACTGAGTGAAAAACTGCATAAAGGGTGAGAAAACACTGGAGATGGGGGGGTGGGTAGGtacatttaaaaacaggaaacagtGCATACAGCTCACACAGTTCGAGGAAAAGAATCCATTCCTATAATTAGGGGTGGCCCTGAATATAACATGACTGAATCAACTGTTGGTATAAGAAACCGACATATTTTGTATTGCTTACCATACTGTTCTTTCTCCTGAAATGTCCCTGCAGATCTACATGAACATATAATAACACTTCAAAGGAAGCAGggatatgttttaaaagttaaagagatgaaaacagaaaaaataaaagaacaaaaacaaaaacactattcattttaatcaaatgtttttctctaaATCACTGTAAAATTTAACACATCCATTTATACCAAAAACACAACTATGGAAACAGGATGACAAACAATACTTCTGAAATTTGAGAACACATAGTTTAAGAACCAAAATGGAAACCATACAAATACAAACCACAGGTTTTTGAGCTATACAGACGGGTTTAATCAATCGAGGGGAAAGAATTAACAAACGGATACAATGCAGTATATAACATTTAACCCAGCCACACGTCATCAAGTGTAGGTTTATATGACActacaaatatcaaataaatgctacataaaaataaaatataaaaactcttcATCAAAAGTCATTTTGTCCTGAACAGTTGATTCCTCTGAAGGACCTTCAAGAGATTCAGTAtcatattcttctttttcagtttctggcTCAGTTGAAACTTcctgtgaaacaaaacaaaacaaaccccaccTTGAGAAACCATCATACTTATACACTTGACCATTCAGTGTATCAGTCagtaagacagaaaatatttactgaatctaTCACATCATAGGCATTATCCTGGCAAAAGCCGGGAATACACACGAAAGACAGATTCTGCTCTGTGTTGTACCAGAGGCAGGGACACGTGAAAACCAACCAGAACAGAAAAGGGTCAtccaacagctctacaactgaacTCAACGGACAGTTAGCACACATAGGAGAGAAGATTCTGTGGCAGGTATTGGCCcggggaatgctgggaagaccggaCTGTGTCTTCAAAGACAGGCAGAGTGCagagggggcagggaaagggaTTCAAAGAAAGGCAGCTAGAGTAAAAGGATGAGGTGGGAAACAGCATAAGAAGTCACATGGAAAACTGGAACACACTGAATGGGAAAGGAATGGAAAGACCCCATTTGCAAGATTCAGTAAGCGACAACAGTCGATTAATCGAAAATGAGGAGTgcaaaaaatacaagaaaaacagTAGAAACTTTAAACTACACCGAACGTACACAGGGAACTatctatattcaataacttgtactaatctataacagaaaaatatttgaagcaaaaaaTTTAGATACAGACACTGCTTTCTCTAGGCGAGAGTGGAAAATTCACACAACTGTACTGTGCATTCACAAAACCCAAAGCACAGAATGACATTATTAGTTGTAGATTAGAAAATGCTAGTCAAGAATTGGGATGGGAAAATGCAAACATCAGAACGCAAAGTCAGGGCATCCAACCGCTTATGTTTTAACGCTCTTTGATGCTTAGATATTAGACaagaagaaaactaacacaagGATGGTACCTTCTCATCGGGAGGCTGTGCGTCTTCAGCTTCTCCAGAGTAGCAGGGTGATGTTAGCCGGGAATACACACGAAAGACAGATTCTGCTCTGCGTTGTACCAGAGGCAGGGACATGTGAAAACCaatcagcacagaaaagggtcatccaacagctctacaactgaagTCAATGGATAGTCAGggcacaaaggagagaagagtcTGGGGCAGGTCTTGGCTcggggaatgctgggaagaccggaCTGTGtcttaaaagacacaaacaaacgGATACAATGCAGTATACAACATTTAACCCGGCCACATGTCACCAAGCGTAGGTTTATATAACACTACAAATATCAAGTAAATGCtacataaaaataagataaatataaaaactccTTCATCAAAAGTCATTTTGGCCTGAACAGTTGATTCCTCTGTAGGACCTTCAAGAGATTCAGTAAcatcttcttctttttcagtttctggcTCAGTTGAAACTTcctgtgaaacaaaacaaaacaaaccccaccTTGAGAAACCATCATACTTACGCACTTGACCATTCAGTGTATCAGTCAGtgagacagaaaatatttactgaatctaTCACATCATAGGCATTATCCTGGCAAAAGCCGCGAATACACACGAAAGACAGATTCTGCTCTGTGTTGTACCAGAGGCAGGGACACGTGAAAACCaatcagcacagaaaagggtCATCCAACAGCTCTACCACTGAAGTCAATGGATAGTCAGggcacaaaggagagaagagtcTGGGGCAGGTCTTGGCTcggggaatgctgggaagaccggaCTGTGTCTTAAAAGACAGGCTCAGTGCagagggggcagggaaagggaTTCGAGGAAGGGCAGCTTTAGCAAGTGGACGAGGTTGGAAACAGCAGAAAACTCACATGGAAAACTAGAACACACTGAGTGGGAGTGGAATGGAAAGACCCCATTTGCAGGACTCCATAAGAGACATCATTTGATGGATCCAAAATTGAAGAGTGCAataaagaccaaaacaaaacagaagaatctTCAAACTACAACAAGCTTTCATAGAGAACTATctgtattcaataacttgtacTAATATATAACAGAAAAGTACTCCTAGCAAAGAACTTAGATATAGACACTGATTCCAGTAGGTGAGCATGGAAAATTAACACAAGTGTACTATGCACTGGCGTGACCGAAAGCACAAACGGACTTGACTAATTGTAGACTGGAAAACATAAGTCAAGAATTGAGATGGGAAAACGCAAACATCAGAACCCAAAGTCAGGGCATCCATCCGCTTATGTTTTAACGACCCTCAATGGTTAgatattaaaagaagaagaaaaataacaaaaggagACAGTACCTCCTCATCGGGAGACTGTGCGTCTTCGGCTTCTCCCGAGTAGCAGGGTGATGTTTCACCTAGAGAACGTAGTCACACATACGTTGATGACAACATTGACCACTGTCcattgtacacacacatataagtcTATCTCAATTCAAGAATCTTTCCATAAAATAACGGGGCACAAAAGAATTTCTGAGGGCTGaagcattttcttaaagaaaaacctGGTCGTGGCTGGGCCATGTAGGAAGACAGctggcaaaaggaaaacaaacagtaatGGATGTGGTATCTGGATCTACACTCTTCAGATACTGTGTGCtggattttcatttcttccttttagcggaggtactggggattgaacccaggaactcctgcatccGAAGCATGCCATCCAACTACCAATCAGCTATACCCAAGCCTGGCCCGATCGTAGCTTTTAAGCACAGGGATAAGAAAAGTcaaactcaataaatgttcactaGCTTACCGGACATGTCAGGTTTGTCTGTTCCATCCACAGACGTCAATTCCTTCTCATCTGTTGGCTCCTTTGGACCACCTTCATCGCCTGCATCCGTTTCAGTACCAGGTTCATCTTTTTCAATTTCTGCCTCGGTCACCCCttcctataaaaacaaaacaaaagaatattaaaaacccACCTTCAGAAGCCATCATACTCATGACTTGGCCATTCAGGCTCTCAGTCAGtgagacagaaaatatttactgtgtctATCAAATCACAGGCATTATCCTGGCAAAAGCTGGGAATACACACGGAAGACAGATTCTGCTCTGCGTTGTACCAGAGGCAGGGACATGTGAAAACCaatcagcacagaaaagggtcatccaacagctctacaactgaagTCAATGGATAGTCAGggcacaaaggagagaagagtcTGGGGCAGGTCTTGGCTcggggaatgctgggaagaccggaCTGTGtcttaaaagacacaaacaaacgGATACAATGCAGTATACAACATTTAACCCGGCCACATGTCACCAAGCGTAGGTTTATATAACACTACAAATATCAAGTAAATGCtacataaaaataagataaatataaaaactccTTCATCAAAAGTCATTTTGGCCTGAACAGTTGATTCCTCTGTAGGACCT
This genomic interval from Camelus ferus isolate YT-003-E chromosome 11, BCGSAC_Cfer_1.0, whole genome shotgun sequence contains the following:
- the LOC106730256 gene encoding cyclin-dependent kinase inhibitor 1C-like isoform X2 translates to MAEFLNEKQANIHAIEKMKSNHQWISEHKDEKRCETPFQDTNPDKTPDCETSAFYSTEEEDAPSPDTEEGVTEAEIEKDEPGTETDAGDEGGPKEPTDEKELTSVDGTDKPDMSGETSPCYSGEAEDAQSPDEEEVSTEPETEKEEDVTESLEEQNLSFVCIPG
- the LOC106730256 gene encoding uncharacterized protein LOC106730256 isoform X1; translation: MAEFLNEKQANIHAIEKMKSNHQWISEHKDEKRCETPFQDTNPDKTPDCETSAFYSTEEEDAPSPDTEEGVTEAEIEKDEPGTETDAGDEGGPKEPTDEKELTSVDGTDKPDMSGETSPCYSGEAEDAQSPDEEEVSTEPETEKEEDVTESLEGPTEESTVQAKMTFDEGVFIFILFLCSIYLIFVVLYKPTLGDMWPG